The Pempheris klunzingeri isolate RE-2024b chromosome 15, fPemKlu1.hap1, whole genome shotgun sequence genome contains the following window.
GTTTGACAAATAAAAAGGTCAGAATAACGTTCTTCATGAGAAAGGCAatcttgattttatttccctAAAATAACCAGGCAGTGCACGGGAGAAAATAGGCCGTAGCAGAGCATAAAAACtattacatttgcattcattattCTTTGCTGTGTATGTTTTAGCTCATTTAGGAATATAATTTCATTCCACTTTCATGTTAAGGTGCTGTGAATTCCTAATAATCACCAAGGAAGTTTTCTGCTAAGAACTTAGTAATTTAGTGCTTATTATAGGGCAAACAGCTGAACTAGCTAAGAACCAGATTCTTTCAGTCAGCTGAACATGCAGAGAGGTGACATTAGTCTGCAGCCACCATTTAACATAAAGGAGGATAAAGTTTCCTATAATTCAAAATATTTGCTAGGATTTAAATGGGTCTTTCCTCTAGACAACTGACTACACATAGTCTCTGTTAGACCCATAATTACTACCAGATGACACTGTTCTTTCCAGGAAACTCTCTAGGAACTATTGGGAAGTAACAAACTCATCACACCAGCTCATGTAGGTCTGACTCTCGCTCTctggtgtgttcatgtgcagtGTTCCAGATGGAGGTGCTGGGGACTCTGCAGAGAGGTTTGGAGGAAAACATCAGCTTTGACAACCTCGTGCTTGAGATCAACTCTCTCAAGTGAGAAGGAGCTTGAAAATCGCCTGCAGCTCTGTTGCCCTCTTTCAAAGCGATTGTTGTTACACAGTCAGTTGAACACATTCTCTCGCTTCAGGTACGCCTACAATATCAGTCTGAAGGAGGTGATGCAGATTTTGACCCGTGTGGTGCTGGAGTACCCCTTCCAGCAGCAGGGCCCACAGCTTACGCCGTCACAATACGTTGCTCTGCTTATACCcgtaaatatgtttgtttttacctACAGCACATTCAGTGCAGACATGATAGAAATAAATGTCctcagttcatttcatttttgtctttgtccccTTAGTTACTGAAAAAATGGGCGCCGGTGTTTAAGAACTATGTGAAGAGAGCACAGGACCAtctggactgtctgtctgcctttgaGGAACACTTCCTGGAGCAGGAGGGTCACTGGCCTGCTATGGTCAAGGTCAGGGTCACCATGTGCACACAGGAACCGTGTTAATTCTGCAGTTTACGCCGTGATCATCAAGCctgccgttttttttttttttttttccatgcagGTTCTGATGAACATGTACCAGCTGGAgatcctggaggaggagatgataCTGCGCTGGTTCTCCCAGGGAGCCACCACCGACAAGAGCAGCCAGCTCCGCAAGAACCAAGGGGTAGGCACAGGGTGAGGGTGGGTCACCCAGGAAATGGCGCTCTATCACAAAATGTCCCAATTATACAGTGAATTTGGGCTGATGTGGCTTCCATGTAAAAACAGAACAGTAATGTGTTACCAGCTGGGGGCAGCACAACAGAAGTAAGACGTGAGGATGGGCAGCACTGAGTTGGTATATTATGATCCGTGAAAGTTACACAAAAtataacatgaataaatccctgtttttgttgtcGTCTTAACTAGAAGTGAGCTGGTgtgaaacagctgttgtatgcAAGTCTGGTCCCCCCAGGTTTAGGTTAGGTGTAGCAGAGATGGCCTGGCACAGACCTGCGTTCGTCCTTTCTCTGAATGCTCAGAGGAGCAGTGAGTTGCTCATGGCAAGAGAAGTTATTTATGTAGCACCTGACGCCAAAGCAGTTCATTGCTAATGTCAAGGTCTTTACATGAGGACTTGAAGGGCACTCAAAACAGATAAAGTTATCAAGtagataaaaatgaataaaaataaacaaagtcaCTGCTCTTTAATCACTGTGGCTGGTTACATGTGGCTCAGTTTTGCTTTTTACCAGAGCCTTCCACTAATAAAGCAACACTACGTATGAAGGACCAAACCAGACCAAGAAggataaaaagagaaacatcagTGATTAAATCATTGTATCGCTGTTGTCCTGAACAGTGAGCTGAAACAGTAGTTGGCGTGAACTGTAGCCTTGTGTCGTTCACTCATCAAGCAGCCGTGTGTCTTGCTGCAAATTTCACAAAAACCACGACGCCCGCAAAATGTACATACTTCTGTGTGAATAGATGACATCACTGCCTAGCATGCGTCACCCCTCACCTGGACAGAACACTGGGTTTGTCTCAGCGCTGCTCTGATGTTTGTTGTTTCTCCAACAGCTTCAGAAGTTCATCCAGTGGTtgcaggaggctgaggagtcCTCGGAGGAGGAAGGCGACAAATGAGGAGGACTTAGAAGGACAAAGAGGACTCTGTAAAAATGAACAGCTATTGTGTGAATAAAGGGATTCGGGCAGCAGCTTTTCTGCCGCGGACATCCAGTAAGGTCTTCTCTGTACAGTTCATGCTGACACACATTTTATCACTTAGTGCCACATCATGCAAGGGCTGTGTGCTACGAATGTCAATAATCCAAATAAAGAAGGAAGACCCTTGAACCGTTTTCACTTTATTGTTAACAACAAACAGTGTTGCTACAAGATTTTCAAAAGAGGCTCCATTTAATACAAGTATTAAAAATCATCCATTTTAAAAGAAGATTGTGGAAATGATTTAACTAACTGATCAGACTGCAGCtcacaaaacacagaacatgaTTAAGGAGGTAGAAGATTATCTGCTAAATTGACTCAGTCCACATCACACTAGAATTGGACTTAAATTTCACCTGGACGTGATGGCTTGAAATATAGACTgacgatgatgaagaggaggatcacagttaaaatcaaaagtaaaagtgaaatacTGATTAGAACTTAtcttaaattagaaaaatacaatttaattaCCAAAAAGTATGATGTTCCCTTGTAACAGTcgcttgattttattttttattctaacacTCAGCATTAAATGCTCTGCTCCTCCAACGTGTATCATCACTTGTCACAATTATTATGGCTTCTACAAGATACTAACATTTTTGAATAACAACCTTTTAAGTGGTCCATTAAGTACGGTGGCCCAGAGGGGCAAAACAGAAAGACATTGGATAAAACACTCCAACAACATATTAAACACAACCACATTTTAGAAAACCCAACAGTTTGGAAAACATAACTGATTAGGTTGTGTCCAGTTGTGAACAAGAATGACTGTCGCTAGCTGTTCTGTTGTAAAATGTCATGTTCTACATGTCATCTGGTGCTGTGTTTCGCCCTTCAAGGCCACCATACTTAAAGGTTATGATGCACATTGCAACAGGACAGGAAAAACCTGTAAGCAAGGAGAAAAGTCTAAACACGCTACCTTAGCATCAAGGTGCTGCTGTGGAATGGAAGATTAAACACCTGAGGCAGTATCCTCGTCTTCAAGCCTACTTATCATCCTGTTTTCCAACCAAGCCGTAGATGACGTTGGCGAGGAGAGAGGCCCCTGTGATGCCAGTGACGGCAGTCAGCGTCTTCCACATGCTGGCCGATCTCTCGTGCCTGTCAATAAAGCTCCTGTAGTCAGTGGGTACCAGGATGTAGTTGCGGCCGTCCTGCGGGGCCTGCAGTCTCATCACCTGGCCCCCCTCCAGCACCACCTCACCGAAACCAGTCACGGTGCTCCCCACCCGCAGCAGCTCCTCGCTCTCCTCCATCGCCACGGGTTTCTCACCGCTGATGCCCTGCACCACGATGTCCACCAAGCCCTCCTCAGCACGTTTCACTTTGAAGTAAACCCTCTCCAGGTAGCACCCAGAGGCCTCCAAGGGGTTCTGGACCTTCACATACAAGTCAGTGAAGTGGGCTCCCGGTCTGATCAGACTGAAAGGTACCGAGTTGTTGGTTTCTTTTCTGTTCATTGTCCGAGAGTTCCTGGAAAAgtaaagtgtcagtaacaggCTAGTAGACTgataaagagacattttttagtttttattctgtGGGGTAACACACCATGTCTTGCTGAGGGAGTTCCAGTATTTCCAGTGCTCCTCCACTGCTATCCTCTGAATCACACCGAAGCATCGTGGGACAAACTGGCTGGCCAGAGGCTCCCCGTCTGCCTGGACCAGACCTTAAAACACATATGAAGGAAATTGTAATTCCTAAAAAATGATCCCAttcaaaactgcatttaaaaaaaaaagtcaattctACACGTTTGTACCTTCTACAGCAACATACTGAAGTCGCTTGTGTGGAGATGCTTTCAGTACTTTGACCAAATGCTCATCTGGCTTGAAAATGGGTATTTCCTGAAATGGGAAGGGAAGCGTTGAAATTTAAATCACTGTAGAACTACACCTGCATTAACAGGCACTTTAAAGGGACTCACACTGTGATGTACTATACACACTGTGATGTATTTACCTTCAGCTTCTTCAGCTCTTCCTTCTTTTCTTGGTATAAATGATAGAAAAGGCCAGAGAAGGCAAAGCTGGACCCGACACCGATCAAAACCAGCGGGTTTACAGGAAAGTCACCCATATCTGTATCTGTGACACGAGTCCGTAAATTATAATACAAGTTAATACAAGACACAGTAAACTGGCGCACACACGCTAACTAGGAGTGCGTAGTGTGTTCATCAAGAATAATTAGACACAGGAACAATAAGTGGAACAAAACTTACCTGGTGAAACTCTGACTCATCTGTAAATTGGCCACAGAAATCGAAACAGAAGCTTGTAAGAGTCATTTCCTTGTTTGCACATCTTGCGTCACGTCCCATCAGCCAATAGGAAAAAAGCAGCGTTTCTCTCATCGCTTTTGCGCCGCTtgaccagcagatggcagcaatgtcctgctgtcctgcacaCTCACATGTTTCACAGTCATCAGACCGATGGGTTTAACCTGACAGTGAGGCATGTGGTCCTGTCTGTGTTTACCACTTGTCAGTGAGCCCACACACTCCACTGCAAGAtcagataacaaaaaaaaaacacaaagacttcTTTATAGCTCTGCTCTGTTGTAAAACAACAAGATCCACAAAATAAGGAAAGAACATCCTGACACAAGTCGTGTCAAGTTAGGTTTACACAGTACATCCAGTAATATTTGGCTATACAAATATAGCCAAATATTACTGTATGTACAATGTTCCCATGGGCTTGTCAGGCAAACATGTCCAGCAGTGGGACAAGAATgcaactaagtacatttactctacTGCTCTACCAAAACACAATGTGTGGTACTTTGTGGTTTCCTTgctatgctactttatacttaaACTCCATTAGATtaacaagataagataagataagataagataaggtacAGTTAGTGGTGTTTTAAGTTACTCTGGCTGATTCAACCTTCAGTGTGCTGTAATGTGAGCTGTGGTTGAAATTATGTGATGTCACCATCTCTATTGACTAATAACAGGATGTGAACAGGGTAAGTTGTCGCGCCCCGACTGGTGAGGGAGCTGTCAATCAAGCACAGTTTGTACGTGAGTGAAAACCCCTGTGTGGGTGGACTATGGGTCGTGGTTAAGACttgacataaaaataatatatatggaTGAAGCTACCAAATAGTGAGTAATTAGAAATTGCTCAGCTTTGAGCAGCTAACAACATGTTTAATCAGCAGTCACAAATCTGATGatacataacataacatattgagtaattttcattttcatgctttAAATACGTTTTTCTGACCTCTGGCCTCTGACCTCATTTTTCTGATAATGCTTGAATAATATTTTGGATGCAGAAAGCAGGGTCTTTTTACGCTGTGGCTTTGCACTTACCTCTATCTGAATGTTTCCTCCACCATTGCACAACTACTAACATCCTTCCTGCCTCAACCCCCAGGCTCTCTGAGAAGACACCTCTTACTTTAATGTGTTTGACACTTCACTCCACTTTAATACGGAAGGTTTACAGCTTGTTATCATGGTGTGATGCTGATGAATGTGGCCAATCTGAATGATGCAGTCATGAAAGCGATGATTTGCAGTCTGACTCATGTTGCATTTATGGAGACTGTGACGGGCCAG
Protein-coding sequences here:
- the mul3 gene encoding mitochondrial ubiquitin ligase activator of nfkb 1-A → MGDFPVNPLVLIGVGSSFAFSGLFYHLYQEKKEELKKLKEIPIFKPDEHLVKVLKASPHKRLQYVAVEGLVQADGEPLASQFVPRCFGVIQRIAVEEHWKYWNSLSKTWNSRTMNRKETNNSVPFSLIRPGAHFTDLYVKVQNPLEASGCYLERVYFKVKRAEEGLVDIVVQGISGEKPVAMEESEELLRVGSTVTGFGEVVLEGGQVMRLQAPQDGRNYILVPTDYRSFIDRHERSASMWKTLTAVTGITGASLLANVIYGLVGKQDDK